From a single Syntrophales bacterium genomic region:
- a CDS encoding inorganic phosphate transporter, whose translation MSISLGLVLLLILAAEFVNGWTDAPNAIATVVSTRVLSPYRAVVMAAVLNILGALATGTLVAVTIGKGIVRPEVIGLHTVASAMLAIIIWGTAAWRWGLPTSETHALVAGLAGAGLAAAGPSVLLWEGWRKVLMGLGLATVFGFLFGLIIMTVIYRLFFRTTPSSVRAVFGRLQIFSAAFMAFSHGSNDGQKFMGVFALALFLGGVLPEFRIPVWVILICGIVMGLGTSFGGWRIIKTMGFQLTKLEPVNGFAAESSASLTILLASGLGIPLSTTHTINTAIMGVGAIRRFSAVRWGITIQLVLTWIFTFPVCAALGFLFALLLQPLF comes from the coding sequence ATGAGTATATCTTTAGGCCTCGTACTACTATTGATTTTAGCCGCTGAATTTGTCAATGGGTGGACAGATGCCCCTAATGCTATTGCCACAGTAGTCTCTACCCGTGTCCTTTCCCCCTACCGGGCGGTGGTCATGGCGGCGGTGTTGAACATCTTAGGAGCGTTGGCTACGGGTACTTTGGTAGCGGTCACTATTGGCAAGGGTATTGTTAGGCCGGAGGTCATAGGTCTGCATACAGTAGCCTCGGCCATGTTGGCCATAATTATCTGGGGTACCGCAGCCTGGCGGTGGGGTCTGCCTACGAGTGAAACCCACGCATTGGTTGCTGGGCTTGCCGGGGCTGGATTAGCTGCTGCCGGACCATCAGTGTTACTGTGGGAGGGATGGCGGAAAGTCCTGATGGGTTTAGGATTGGCTACCGTCTTTGGTTTTCTCTTCGGATTGATAATAATGACCGTCATTTACCGTTTATTCTTCCGCACTACCCCATCCTCTGTCAGGGCAGTCTTTGGCCGACTTCAGATTTTTTCGGCAGCTTTTATGGCTTTTAGTCACGGGAGCAACGATGGACAGAAATTTATGGGGGTTTTCGCCTTAGCTTTGTTTCTGGGAGGGGTACTACCCGAGTTCCGGATACCAGTATGGGTCATTCTCATCTGCGGCATAGTCATGGGGTTGGGTACCAGTTTCGGTGGATGGCGCATTATCAAAACCATGGGTTTTCAGCTTACCAAGCTTGAACCGGTAAACGGCTTCGCCGCAGAAAGCTCCGCCAGTCTTACCATTCTTTTAGCTTCCGGGCTGGGTATACCTCTGAGCACAACCCACACTATCAACACCGCTATCATGGGAGTTGGGGCCATCCGTCGGTTTTCCGCAGTAAGATGGGGCATCACTATACAGCTCGTCCTCACCTGGATTTTCACTTTCCCTGTCTGCGCCGCTCTCGGCTTCCTCTTTGCCCTGTTACTCCAACCGCTATTTTAG
- the radA gene encoding DNA repair protein RadA, with product MKKIKTQFFCQNCGHQSPKWLGRCPSCGEWNQFVEEEIRTIAPAISSEFQFDGTPLPIDAITADEKERIVTGITEMDRVLGGGIVVGSAILVGGDPGIGKSTLLLQVLQHLAEKDMKVLYISGEESAKQIKLRGSRVGASSKNLLVLIEIALENIIQQIKELSPEVVVIDSIQTVYSSALSSAPGSVGQVRETSGRLILFSKKTGIPVFLVGHVTKDGSIAGPKVLEHMVDTVLYFEGNGGHAYRIIRTMKNRYGPTNEIGVFEMRDNGLQQVANPSGFFLAERPEGAAGSVVVPSMEGTRPILIEIQSLVSPTNLGMPRRTAIGVDHSRVSLLVAVIDRICGLRLGNHDIFLNVAGGIRVDEPAVDLGIVSSLVSSFLDRPIDSGTVVFGEVGLTGEVRGISQMETRIKEAARMGFKRCILPKTLSGDIVPSTKIKLLRIGTLRELLECLF from the coding sequence TTGAAAAAAATTAAAACCCAATTTTTCTGCCAGAACTGCGGTCACCAATCGCCAAAGTGGCTGGGGAGATGTCCCTCCTGCGGTGAGTGGAACCAGTTTGTGGAAGAGGAAATAAGGACAATCGCCCCTGCTATTTCTTCTGAGTTTCAGTTTGATGGGACCCCCCTGCCAATCGACGCCATCACGGCGGATGAAAAGGAGAGAATCGTAACAGGGATTACTGAAATGGACAGGGTCCTCGGTGGGGGGATCGTGGTCGGTTCAGCTATTCTGGTCGGCGGTGACCCGGGGATCGGTAAATCAACCCTCCTCTTACAGGTACTCCAGCATCTGGCGGAGAAGGACATGAAAGTTCTCTACATCTCCGGAGAGGAATCGGCAAAACAGATCAAGCTCCGGGGAAGCCGAGTCGGGGCCTCATCGAAGAATCTTCTCGTCCTCATCGAGATCGCCCTGGAAAACATCATCCAGCAAATCAAAGAATTATCGCCAGAGGTCGTGGTAATTGACTCCATCCAGACGGTCTATTCATCCGCCCTCTCTTCTGCCCCGGGCAGTGTGGGTCAGGTGAGGGAGACGTCGGGGAGACTCATTCTTTTCTCAAAAAAGACGGGAATTCCCGTTTTTCTCGTGGGCCATGTAACCAAAGACGGTTCTATTGCCGGCCCGAAGGTACTGGAACATATGGTGGATACAGTCCTCTATTTCGAAGGGAATGGGGGACATGCCTACCGGATCATCAGAACCATGAAGAACCGATACGGACCAACCAACGAAATCGGAGTCTTCGAGATGAGGGATAACGGTTTACAGCAAGTAGCTAATCCCTCCGGGTTTTTCCTGGCGGAAAGACCGGAAGGGGCCGCCGGCTCTGTAGTCGTGCCAAGTATGGAAGGAACAAGACCGATTCTCATAGAGATACAGTCTTTAGTCAGCCCCACTAATCTGGGAATGCCGAGACGGACTGCCATCGGTGTTGACCACAGCCGGGTGTCTCTGTTAGTTGCCGTAATAGATAGAATCTGCGGCCTTCGCCTCGGCAATCACGACATCTTTCTTAATGTGGCCGGCGGTATAAGGGTAGATGAGCCGGCAGTGGACCTGGGAATCGTATCTTCCCTGGTCTCCAGTTTTCTTGACCGGCCGATTGATTCAGGGACCGTTGTTTTTGGCGAGGTTGGTCTCACCGGCGAGGTAAGAGGGATCTCTCAGATGGAGACCAGGATTAAGGAGGCAGCCCGGATGGGGTTCAAACGCTGCATCCTTCCCAAAACCCTCTCCGGTGATATCGTGCCGTCTACAAAAATAAAACTTCTTAGGATCGGCACGCTCAGAGAATTACTGGAGTGTCTCTTTTAG
- a CDS encoding phosphoserine transaminase produces the protein MHNPNFGSGPCSKRPGWSLEALRDAPVGRSHRSALGKEKLTEAISETKRILEIPEDYLVGILPGSDTGAFEAAMWTLLGPKPVTVLVWESFSEGWAADIAKQLKLNPTIRRADYGKIPDLKEVDWSHDCVFVANGTTSGVRIPDWDWISSDREGLTLCDATSAAFAMMIDWSKVDALTFSWQKCLGGEAGHGMLVLSPRVVARIESYDPPWPLPKIFRLKKDGKVNRAIFAGDTINTPSMLCVEDYLDALKWAGEIGLGGLIKRSRENLKVIEEWVEKTDWIDFLAASPDIRSTTSVCLAVASEKFKAMPPEEQAKFLKDIAGELSRNNVAHDVNSYRDAPPGVRFWCGPTIEAADIKYAIGELERLYNQKIAGR, from the coding sequence ATGCATAATCCAAATTTCGGTTCAGGTCCCTGCAGCAAGAGACCGGGATGGAGCCTTGAGGCTTTAAGAGATGCCCCGGTCGGTCGTTCCCATCGTTCCGCTCTCGGTAAGGAAAAGCTAACAGAGGCGATCTCGGAAACTAAAAGAATCCTGGAAATCCCGGAGGACTATCTGGTCGGGATATTACCCGGCTCGGACACAGGGGCGTTTGAGGCCGCCATGTGGACCCTTCTCGGCCCGAAGCCGGTGACGGTGCTGGTATGGGAGAGCTTCTCTGAAGGCTGGGCAGCAGACATTGCCAAACAGTTGAAACTCAATCCCACAATCAGGAGGGCTGATTATGGCAAGATTCCCGATCTGAAAGAGGTGGACTGGTCGCATGATTGCGTCTTTGTTGCCAACGGTACCACGAGCGGAGTTAGGATCCCTGACTGGGACTGGATTTCGTCGGACAGGGAGGGGCTTACCCTCTGCGATGCTACCAGCGCGGCATTTGCCATGATGATTGACTGGTCAAAGGTTGACGCCCTGACCTTCTCCTGGCAGAAATGCCTCGGTGGTGAGGCCGGCCATGGCATGCTCGTCTTGAGCCCCAGGGTCGTTGCCCGGATTGAGTCGTATGACCCCCCCTGGCCCCTGCCCAAGATCTTCCGCTTGAAAAAGGACGGAAAGGTCAACCGGGCTATCTTTGCCGGGGATACCATCAACACCCCTTCCATGCTCTGTGTGGAAGATTATCTCGATGCACTGAAATGGGCCGGGGAAATTGGACTGGGCGGTCTCATCAAGAGAAGTCGAGAAAATCTTAAGGTCATAGAGGAATGGGTCGAAAAGACAGACTGGATAGATTTCCTGGCCGCCTCTCCCGATATCCGATCCACTACCTCGGTCTGTCTTGCCGTTGCCAGTGAAAAGTTTAAGGCCATGCCACCGGAGGAGCAGGCTAAATTTCTCAAAGATATTGCCGGTGAATTAAGCAGGAATAATGTGGCGCATGACGTGAATTCTTATAGGGATGCCCCCCCGGGGGTTCGTTTCTGGTGCGGCCCCACGATTGAGGCGGCAGATATAAAATACGCTATTGGCGAACTGGAAAGGTTGTATAACCAAAAGATTGCCGGGCGCTGA
- the serA gene encoding phosphoglycerate dehydrogenase, with product MKRVLVTDNIAAEGVEIFKKTPGIEVDVMLNLTPDKLREVIKDYDGLAIRSATKVTRKIIDKAEKLSVIGRAGTGLDNVDVAAATKRGVVVMNTPGGNTVTAGEHAIAMMLSLARNIPQAMASMKAGRWEKSKFIGTEFYNKTLGIIGIGRVGSIVADRAQGLKINVIAYDPFISPETAEKTGATLVTLDELLRNSDFISVHTPLTKETRGFINADTFARMKKGVFIINCARGGIINEKDLYDALTSGKVAGAALDVFEEEPTRNMELLALDNVICTPHLGASTDEAQTNVAVAIAEQIAAYLTKGEIKNAVNFPSVSAELLNVIQPYLILAEKLGKFESQLVSGGIREVIVEYSGEILDYNTAPITISLLKGLLTPILNETINYINAPVVAKERGIKVVETKSSEVKDYTSMITLTIETSQEASCAAGTIFGRQDPRIVRINKFTLEVVPEGHMLVLCTYDRPGVIGNIGATLGDNFVNIARLHFSREQVDKQALVVLSTDSMVSDDVLSKLRGMPHVISVIPLEM from the coding sequence ATGAAAAGAGTTCTTGTAACCGATAACATAGCTGCCGAGGGTGTAGAGATATTCAAAAAAACGCCGGGGATTGAGGTTGACGTGATGCTGAACCTTACCCCCGATAAACTCAGAGAAGTTATTAAGGATTACGATGGCCTGGCCATCCGGAGTGCCACAAAGGTTACCAGAAAGATCATTGATAAGGCAGAAAAACTCAGCGTGATCGGTCGGGCCGGGACCGGACTTGATAATGTGGATGTCGCCGCTGCCACGAAGAGAGGTGTCGTCGTCATGAATACCCCCGGTGGTAACACCGTTACTGCAGGGGAGCACGCCATTGCCATGATGCTCTCTCTTGCCCGAAATATCCCTCAGGCCATGGCGTCCATGAAAGCGGGAAGGTGGGAGAAAAGTAAATTTATCGGCACTGAATTCTATAATAAGACTCTGGGAATTATCGGCATAGGAAGGGTGGGCAGCATCGTCGCCGACCGGGCACAGGGTCTAAAGATAAATGTCATCGCCTACGATCCCTTCATATCACCGGAAACGGCAGAAAAAACAGGAGCCACCCTTGTTACCCTGGACGAGCTCTTAAGAAATTCTGATTTTATCTCGGTACATACTCCTCTAACGAAGGAAACGAGAGGATTTATCAATGCCGACACTTTTGCCAGAATGAAGAAGGGGGTTTTTATTATTAATTGTGCCCGTGGGGGAATTATCAATGAAAAAGACCTCTATGATGCCCTCACATCCGGGAAGGTTGCCGGCGCCGCCCTCGACGTTTTTGAAGAGGAGCCTACCAGGAATATGGAGCTTCTCGCCCTCGACAATGTAATCTGTACGCCCCATCTCGGCGCCTCGACCGATGAGGCCCAGACCAATGTGGCTGTTGCCATTGCCGAACAGATTGCGGCTTATCTTACAAAAGGGGAAATCAAAAATGCCGTCAATTTCCCCTCTGTCAGCGCCGAGTTACTGAACGTGATTCAACCCTATCTAATCCTGGCAGAAAAGTTGGGGAAATTCGAATCTCAACTGGTCTCGGGCGGCATCAGAGAGGTCATTGTAGAATACAGCGGGGAAATCCTGGACTATAACACAGCCCCCATTACCATTTCTCTGCTAAAGGGACTGTTGACCCCCATACTCAACGAAACCATCAATTACATCAATGCGCCCGTGGTAGCAAAGGAAAGGGGTATCAAGGTTGTGGAAACAAAGAGCAGTGAGGTTAAAGACTATACGAGCATGATAACTCTTACCATTGAGACCTCTCAGGAAGCGAGCTGCGCGGCAGGTACCATCTTTGGACGTCAGGATCCGAGGATCGTGAGGATCAATAAATTCACCCTGGAGGTTGTTCCGGAAGGTCATATGCTGGTCCTGTGTACCTATGACAGGCCTGGCGTCATCGGTAACATCGGCGCCACCCTCGGAGATAACTTTGTCAATATTGCGAGACTCCACTTCAGCCGCGAACAGGTTGATAAACAGGCCCTGGTTGTGTTAAGTACCGACAGTATGGTAAGCGATGACGTGCTTAGTAAACTCCGGGGGATGCCCCATGTCATTTCCGTGATCCCTCTTGAGATGTAG
- a CDS encoding adenylosuccinate synthase: MASIVVVGTQWGDEGKGKVVDLYAEEADVIARFQGGNNAGHTIVAKGEKTILHLIPSGILHEHKICIIGNGVVVDPLVLVEEIDALKNRGIFPRHTKLFVSENAHVIMPYHRRLDVARESHGAGKKIGTTGRGIGPAYEDKVARVGIRVCDLLDEEVFQEKLKRNVEEKNFYLTRFFQEDPVDSEAIYNEYRAYADRLREYVADTSLIINQEIKKGKKVLFEGAQGAHLDIDHGTFPFVTSSNTVAGSACCGTGVGPTAINAVIGVCKAYTTRVGGGPFPTELTCEVCDRLQEVGQEFGATTGRKRRCAWLDTVLVRQAIRVSGITGLALTKLDVLTGIEKLRICVGYKTPWGEEFTESVPTNHRVLGQCQPIYEEMDGWTEDISKVRHMEELPKNTRRYIERLEALTGCGMILVSVGACREETIILKNPFDQAKLNVEPVP, from the coding sequence ATGGCGAGTATTGTGGTTGTCGGCACCCAGTGGGGTGATGAAGGCAAGGGGAAGGTCGTTGACCTGTACGCAGAAGAGGCCGATGTTATTGCGAGATTTCAGGGGGGCAACAATGCAGGTCATACCATCGTTGCAAAAGGTGAAAAAACCATCCTGCACCTGATTCCCTCCGGTATTTTGCACGAGCATAAGATCTGCATCATCGGAAATGGAGTTGTCGTTGATCCCCTGGTTTTGGTTGAGGAGATTGATGCACTCAAAAACCGGGGGATCTTTCCCCGGCATACAAAACTTTTTGTGAGTGAAAATGCCCATGTGATCATGCCCTATCACCGGAGGCTGGATGTGGCCCGCGAGTCTCACGGGGCTGGCAAAAAGATCGGGACAACGGGAAGGGGCATCGGACCTGCCTATGAAGATAAGGTAGCGCGGGTGGGTATCAGGGTCTGCGATCTCCTCGACGAAGAGGTATTTCAGGAGAAATTAAAGAGAAACGTGGAAGAAAAAAACTTTTACCTCACCAGATTCTTTCAGGAAGATCCGGTAGATAGCGAGGCGATTTATAATGAATATCGGGCATATGCCGACCGCCTCAGAGAATATGTAGCAGATACGTCCCTCATTATCAATCAGGAGATCAAAAAAGGGAAAAAGGTTCTCTTCGAGGGCGCCCAGGGGGCTCATCTCGATATTGACCATGGTACGTTTCCTTTTGTTACCTCTTCCAATACCGTGGCTGGTAGTGCCTGCTGCGGCACCGGTGTCGGGCCAACAGCCATTAATGCCGTTATAGGAGTCTGCAAGGCTTACACTACAAGGGTGGGGGGAGGCCCCTTCCCGACCGAGTTGACCTGCGAAGTTTGCGACCGGCTCCAGGAGGTGGGACAGGAATTTGGCGCCACGACGGGCAGAAAGCGTCGGTGTGCCTGGCTGGACACAGTCCTCGTCAGACAGGCTATACGGGTCTCTGGTATAACGGGACTTGCGCTGACCAAACTCGATGTTCTGACCGGTATCGAGAAATTGAGGATCTGTGTCGGTTACAAAACACCATGGGGGGAGGAATTCACCGAATCCGTTCCTACAAACCACCGGGTACTCGGACAATGCCAACCGATTTATGAAGAGATGGACGGCTGGACGGAAGATATCAGTAAGGTCAGGCACATGGAAGAGCTACCTAAAAACACGAGACGATATATAGAAAGACTGGAGGCGCTCACCGGTTGCGGAATGATTCTCGTCTCTGTGGGAGCGTGCAGAGAGGAAACAATCATCCTGAAAAATCCATTTGATCAGGCAAAACTCAATGTAGAACCTGTCCCTTGA
- a CDS encoding enoyl-CoA hydratase/isomerase family protein, producing the protein MKTEEKDFGAVVVSKKEGFAVVTLNRPEKLNALSPELIKDFLSAWNDITDDDDVRVVVITGKGPSFSAGGDVVKDINPLRKMGASEFHRYFSQAEVMYKGIIDLEKPVIAAINGFAVGAGLDLALAADIRIAAEDAKMGEFFVRMGLTPELGIYILPRLVGLGWAKLICLTGDIIDAAQAEKIGLVEKVVPVEQLIPYAEELAKRLAHGPVATGTIKKAINESLKMTLSSSLDYISRLQYQLSHTEDHEEAVTAWLEKRKAVFKGR; encoded by the coding sequence ATGAAAACAGAGGAGAAAGATTTCGGGGCAGTGGTGGTCAGTAAGAAGGAAGGATTTGCCGTAGTAACATTGAATCGGCCGGAGAAGTTAAACGCACTAAGTCCCGAACTGATAAAAGACTTTCTTAGCGCCTGGAATGATATTACGGATGACGACGATGTTAGAGTAGTGGTTATTACCGGGAAAGGTCCGTCCTTCAGTGCTGGCGGAGATGTGGTGAAAGACATAAACCCGCTGAGAAAGATGGGGGCCTCTGAGTTTCATAGGTACTTCAGCCAGGCAGAGGTAATGTACAAGGGAATAATAGATTTGGAAAAGCCCGTGATAGCTGCCATAAACGGATTTGCGGTGGGAGCTGGCCTCGATCTGGCCCTGGCGGCGGATATAAGGATTGCCGCAGAGGATGCAAAAATGGGAGAATTCTTCGTCAGAATGGGGCTAACTCCGGAACTGGGGATCTACATTTTGCCCAGGCTGGTCGGGTTAGGATGGGCAAAACTGATCTGTCTCACAGGGGATATCATTGATGCGGCCCAGGCAGAAAAGATTGGCCTTGTTGAAAAAGTGGTGCCCGTGGAACAATTAATCCCTTACGCTGAGGAACTGGCAAAGAGGCTTGCCCACGGTCCGGTGGCCACGGGGACCATTAAGAAGGCAATCAACGAATCACTCAAGATGACCCTTTCCTCGTCTCTGGATTATATATCGAGATTGCAGTATCAATTAAGTCATACCGAAGACCATGAAGAAGCCGTTACCGCATGGTTGGAAAAGAGGAAAGCGGTCTTCAAGGGAAGGTAA
- a CDS encoding YggT family protein — translation MFVLENFIVALAKILDIGLTIYMWIIIFRAVISWVNPDPYNPIVMFLYRITEPVMAPVRRWLPLRNIGIDLSPVIVILAIVFLQNFLIRSLLQLGPYFK, via the coding sequence ATGTTTGTTCTGGAAAATTTTATCGTCGCGCTGGCAAAGATCCTTGATATAGGACTCACCATTTATATGTGGATCATCATCTTCCGGGCGGTCATCTCCTGGGTGAACCCTGATCCATATAACCCGATCGTAATGTTTCTCTACCGGATAACGGAACCAGTTATGGCTCCTGTCCGGAGATGGCTCCCCCTGAGGAACATCGGGATTGATCTCTCACCTGTGATCGTCATTTTAGCGATTGTATTTTTACAGAATTTTCTCATCAGGAGCCTGCTGCAACTTGGCCCTTACTTCAAATAG
- the murJ gene encoding murein biosynthesis integral membrane protein MurJ — protein MEKERNSENSRIARAAGVVGSATMASRVFGFLRDMVVAGFFGAGRATDAFFVAFRIPNLLRRLLAEGSLTVSFVPVFTEYLKKKSQEEAFELANIAFTALSIILVVVSLLGVLLSPLIVTIMAPGFTKVSAQYDLAVLLTRFMFPYIFFISLVALCMGILNSLRHFAAPALSPVVLNISMILAALTLRGLFREPIFALAIGVMIGGILQLAMQWPFLVKMGLRIRLNFKFRHPGIRQIGLLLIPTFIGSAVYQINVFIGTILASLLPKGSVSYLYYADRIVELPLGVFAIAVGTAVLPSFSEQVSTEDFENLKKTISFSLRLIFFISIPAATALLALDVPIISVLFQRGAFDAQSSVLTAQALFYYALGLWAFSVIRVIDAVFFSIQDRKSPLKAAFVALFVNVIFSIILAFPLNLKHGGLALATSIASAINVAMLTVILRRKIGTFLDREFYRSLFKVSLSSLAMWVAIMLVNYIFPWKIEGPFSERLLHLITCIAVGMATFSISSFMIKSPEMNMIGDVVKRKMGLRY, from the coding sequence ATGGAAAAGGAGAGAAATAGCGAAAATTCGAGGATCGCCAGGGCAGCCGGGGTGGTGGGCTCAGCTACCATGGCAAGCAGGGTATTTGGCTTCCTCAGGGACATGGTGGTAGCCGGATTCTTCGGTGCCGGTCGGGCAACAGACGCCTTTTTTGTCGCCTTCCGCATACCAAATCTTTTAAGGCGTCTCCTTGCCGAAGGTTCTCTGACAGTATCCTTTGTACCCGTGTTTACGGAATACCTGAAAAAAAAGTCGCAAGAAGAGGCTTTCGAACTGGCCAATATCGCCTTTACCGCCCTCTCTATTATTCTGGTAGTTGTCTCCCTGCTTGGTGTCCTCCTCTCTCCGCTGATCGTTACCATCATGGCCCCAGGTTTTACAAAGGTTTCGGCCCAGTATGACCTCGCTGTACTTCTCACCCGTTTTATGTTTCCCTATATCTTTTTCATTTCTCTTGTAGCTTTGTGTATGGGCATTCTGAATTCCCTCCGGCATTTTGCCGCCCCCGCCCTGTCCCCCGTCGTTCTTAATATTTCCATGATTCTGGCCGCTCTCACACTGCGGGGATTATTCAGGGAACCGATCTTTGCCCTTGCCATCGGGGTCATGATCGGGGGTATTCTTCAACTTGCCATGCAATGGCCCTTCCTGGTCAAGATGGGCCTCAGGATAAGACTCAACTTTAAGTTCAGACATCCGGGGATCAGGCAGATAGGACTCCTCCTGATTCCAACATTCATAGGGTCAGCGGTTTATCAAATCAATGTCTTCATCGGGACGATACTGGCATCCCTCCTTCCCAAGGGCAGTGTATCCTACCTCTATTATGCGGACAGAATTGTTGAACTCCCCCTGGGAGTCTTTGCTATTGCCGTTGGTACAGCGGTACTGCCCAGCTTTTCAGAGCAGGTCTCCACGGAAGATTTTGAAAACCTGAAAAAGACCATCTCCTTTTCTCTGAGACTGATCTTTTTTATCTCTATACCGGCGGCGACTGCCTTGCTTGCCCTTGATGTACCCATTATTTCTGTTCTTTTTCAGAGGGGGGCATTTGATGCCCAATCGTCTGTGCTTACCGCCCAGGCCCTCTTCTACTATGCCCTCGGTCTCTGGGCTTTTTCCGTCATCCGGGTGATTGATGCGGTCTTTTTCTCCATTCAGGACAGAAAATCTCCCTTAAAGGCCGCCTTTGTGGCCCTTTTTGTGAACGTTATCTTTAGTATTATTCTGGCGTTTCCTTTAAATTTAAAGCACGGCGGCCTGGCCTTAGCCACATCAATCGCCTCTGCCATCAATGTTGCCATGTTGACGGTGATCTTGAGAAGGAAGATTGGGACGTTTTTAGACCGGGAATTCTATCGTTCCCTCTTCAAGGTCTCTCTGTCGTCCCTTGCGATGTGGGTAGCGATAATGCTGGTTAACTACATTTTCCCCTGGAAGATCGAGGGACCATTTAGTGAAAGGCTTCTGCATCTCATAACATGCATTGCCGTGGGAATGGCCACATTTTCCATCTCCTCCTTTATGATTAAAAGCCCGGAGATGAACATGATCGGCGATGTGGTGAAGAGAAAAATGGGATTAAGATATTGA
- the serS gene encoding serine--tRNA ligase — MLDIKYLRQNADFVRKKMRQRGQDIDLERFLSLDAERRDIIQEVETLRMERNAVSKEIGEKKKHQEDASALVARMGEVSARIRELDGSLKKIEDDLHDILMIIPNIPHESVVYGTSPEDNPVVRIWGEKPRFDFPPKPHWEIGENLNILDFIRGAKIAGARFTLYRGMGALLERALINFMLDLHTSEHRYTEVLTPFMVNRESMTGTGQLPKFADDLFKIEKTDYYLIPTAEASVTNIHREEILDEKILPLYYVAHSPCFRAEAGSYGKDTRGLIRQHQFNKVELVKFTAPERSYDELEKLTANAEEVLQRLKIHYRTVSLCTADIGFSSAKTYDVEVWLPGQGTYREISSCSNFEDFQARRASIRLRRTEGGRVEFVHTLNGSGLAVGRTVVAILENYQQANGSVAIPEVLRPYMKVDRIVPER; from the coding sequence ATGCTGGATATAAAATATCTGAGACAGAATGCAGATTTTGTTCGCAAGAAAATGAGGCAGCGGGGTCAGGATATTGACCTGGAGAGATTCCTCAGCCTGGATGCGGAAAGAAGAGATATCATCCAGGAGGTAGAGACCCTGCGAATGGAGAGAAATGCTGTTTCAAAGGAGATTGGCGAAAAAAAGAAACATCAGGAGGATGCCTCTGCGCTGGTCGCCAGGATGGGAGAGGTTTCCGCCCGGATCAGGGAACTTGATGGGTCCCTGAAAAAGATCGAGGATGATCTTCACGATATCCTCATGATTATTCCCAACATCCCTCACGAGTCGGTTGTCTACGGGACAAGCCCTGAGGACAATCCTGTAGTAAGGATATGGGGGGAAAAACCACGGTTCGATTTTCCGCCAAAGCCCCACTGGGAAATCGGTGAAAACCTGAACATCCTGGACTTTATCAGGGGCGCGAAGATCGCAGGGGCACGATTTACCCTTTATCGAGGGATGGGAGCTTTGCTGGAGCGGGCCCTTATTAACTTTATGCTCGACCTTCACACTTCCGAACATCGTTATACCGAGGTTCTGACACCCTTTATGGTAAACAGGGAAAGCATGACAGGAACAGGACAGCTCCCCAAGTTTGCCGATGACCTGTTCAAGATAGAAAAGACCGATTATTATCTCATCCCCACGGCTGAGGCGTCTGTTACCAATATCCATCGGGAGGAGATCCTGGATGAAAAAATTCTTCCCCTCTACTATGTGGCCCATTCACCATGCTTCCGCGCAGAGGCAGGTTCCTACGGGAAGGACACGAGGGGGTTGATCAGACAGCACCAGTTCAACAAGGTCGAACTGGTTAAGTTTACGGCGCCGGAAAGATCTTATGATGAACTGGAAAAATTGACGGCCAATGCCGAGGAAGTTTTGCAAAGGTTGAAGATCCACTACCGGACGGTGAGCCTCTGTACGGCAGATATCGGATTCTCTTCCGCTAAAACCTATGATGTGGAGGTGTGGCTGCCCGGTCAAGGCACCTACAGAGAGATATCGTCATGCAGTAATTTTGAGGATTTTCAGGCCCGGAGGGCCTCCATTCGCCTTCGGCGCACTGAAGGCGGCAGAGTGGAATTTGTCCATACCTTAAACGGTTCCGGACTGGCAGTAGGTAGAACCGTGGTGGCTATCCTCGAAAACTATCAGCAGGCCAACGGAAGTGTGGCTATCCCGGAGGTCTTAAGACCGTACATGAAAGTTGACAGGATTGTACCGGAAAGATAA
- a CDS encoding helix-turn-helix transcriptional regulator has product MEKSQENKLGKKIKSLRIKLQLSQDDFARKADVPYTTLTKIETGVIRKPSVFVMAKIAKALNISLDDLIK; this is encoded by the coding sequence ATGGAAAAAAGTCAAGAAAATAAGTTAGGCAAAAAGATTAAAAGTTTAAGGATAAAACTTCAGCTTTCGCAAGACGATTTCGCAAGGAAAGCCGATGTTCCGTATACGACTTTAACAAAAATCGAAACAGGAGTGATAAGAAAGCCTTCGGTGTTCGTAATGGCTAAAATAGCTAAGGCGTTAAATATAAGTTTAGATGATTTAATCAAATAG